CTTTAAAGGCTTCGTGCTTTCCTTTTGCAAAAGGGCGCAGACTGTAGAGCTATCTAATCCACCACTAAGGAAAAGACCAACAGGCACATCGGAAACAAGCCTTAGTTTAAAACTTTCCGTGAGAATACTCTCAAGCTCTTTCGCAAGCTCTTCCTCTGTGCCTTTTAGCTTTTCCTCTTTTAAATAATCCTCAACCTTCCAATAGGCAAACTTTAAGAGCTTGCCCTTATCATCAACTATCAGAAAGTGCCCAGGCTCAAGCTTGTAGGTGTCTTCAAATATGCTATATGGGGAAGTAATATAGCCATATTGAAGAAACAAAGAAAGGGCTAAGGGACTTAACTCTTTTTTAAACTTTGGGTGTTTATGAAAGGCTTTAAGCTCAGAAGCAAACATAAAAAGACCATTTTTATTGTAATAATAAAGAGGTTTTACCCCAATCCTGTCTCTACAAAGTATAAGTTTTTTCTCTTTTTTATCCCAGAGGGCAAAGGCAAACATACCCCTAAAACGATGCACCGCTTCAAAACTCCATCTATGAAAAGCTTTAAGTATTACTTCAGTGTCTGAGTTGGAGAAAAATTTATAGCCCTCTTTTTCAAGCTCCTGCCTTATTTCTCTAAAGTTATAAACTTCCCCATTGTAAGTAATCACAAAATTTTCAAATTCCATAGGCTGGTGTCCTGCGGGAGAGAGGTCAAGAATGGAGAGCCTTCTGTGGGTAAGGGCAAGCCCATAGGAAGGTTCAAGATATACCCCTGCATCATCGGGACCACCATAGGCAAGAGAGTCCCGCATGCTTATGGCAACTTCTTCTAAAGAGTATTCACCCTTATAATTAAAGTCCCAAAATCCTGCTATTCGGCACATTTTCAAAGCTTCCTAAATTACGAATTCGTTACACCCAGTATTTGCAGATCTTAAGCTTCAGAAAAAAACAACTTTTTTATAACCTCCAATATATAAACCCTTTACTTAAAGCTTCTTCCTTATCAAAAACTCCCTTTATATCAAATAAAATAGGTGGGTTACTACTTAAAGACAATAATGTTTCCAGATTAAAAAAGTCTAAAAATATTTTATGTCTAACAGCTAAAATTATAGCATCATAAGGAGCAAATACCTTATAATCCTCAATAAGCTCTATTCCGTATTCTGCCTTAACCTCTTCTTTTCTTGCAAGAGGGTCATATGCAAAAACTGAAATGCCATAATCAGTAAGCTCCTTTATCATATCTACAACTTTGCTATTCCTAACATCTGGAACATTCTCTTTAAAGGTTATTCCAAGAACAAGCACTTTGGCATCTTTAACCTGCTTCCCTGCTTTTATTAATTGTTTCACCACCTGATGGGAAATATATATCGTCATATACTCATTAATTGATCTTCCTGCAAGAATAAGCTCTGGAACATAGCCCAACTCCAAGGATTTGTAAGCAAGATAATAAGGATCAACAGGAATACAATGTCCTCCAACTAAGCCTGGTTCAAATCTAAGAAAATTCCACTTTGTGGAGGCTGTCTCTAAAACCTCCTTAGTGTCTAAGCCGAGCTTGTGAAAAATTAAAGCAAATTCATTCATCAAAGCGATGTTTAGGTCCCTTTGAATATTTTCAATAACCTTCGCCGCTTCAGCAGTCTTTATATCCCTTGCTCTAAAAACCTTTGTTATACTCCCATAAATCCTTTCAAGGAGTTCAGCTGTCTTTTCTGTATCTCCTGCAACAACTTTCACAATCTTATCAATAGTGTGCTCTTTATCTCCTGGATTAACTCTTTCAGGTGAATATCCCACAAAAAAATCCTTTTTCCATTTTAAACCGCTTGCCTGTTCTAAGATAGGAATACAGACTTCTTCCGTAGTTCCAGGATAAACTGTTGACTCATAAACTACAACACTCCCAGGTGTAAGATTTTCTCCAACAAGCTTAGAAGCTGATTTCAAAAAAGACAAATCAGGATTTTTAAGTTTATCTACAGGGGTTGGAACTGCAATAATAATTACTCTACATTCTTTTAATACCGAAGCATCTGAAGATAATTCTAATTTACATTTACTCAGAACCTCTTTAGTAATTTCCCCTGTTGAATCTATCCCTGATTTTAATTCTTCAATGCGCTTTGTATTTATATCAAACCCAACTACTTTGAAAGACTTGGAAAGATAAAAAGCAAGAGGAAGCCCTACATATCCGAGCCCAACTACACAAATTTTCTCTTTCCCTGCTTTTAAGTCGTCAAAATTAATCATTTAAGACCTCCATCCAATCTTCAAGAATTTTTTTTATATCAAACTCCTTAGCTCTTTCAACGGCTCTTTGGGCATAGCCTCTTCTTAATTCCTCATCTTTCAAAAACCTCTTTATCACCTCAACCCACATAAGATCCCTCTCCTCAAAAGGCTCTTTTGCTTCTTTATATTTTACCTCAAAAGGAGGCATAAGCACTCCATAGCTTGCAAACTCAGGCTCTTTGGTCTGCTTTTCAAAGTCTGTCTCTGGTGCAAGAATCTCCCTTGGACCAGACCTGCAATCAGAAGAAATTACAGGCACCCCGCAAGCCATAGCCTCAACAATAACATTACCAAAGCCCTCCCAAAGGCTTGGAAAGACAAAAAGCTCAGACCTTGCTATAAACTTGAATGGATTTTTCTGAAAACCAAGCAAGTAAAGGTCAAAATCCTCAGAAAGCCTGCCTTCGTCCCATACAAAGGTTTTTAGCCCAAGGTTTTGAGAGAGTTTGACAAGATAACCTTTTAGCTCTCCTTCTCCAAGTATTACAAGCTTTAAGTTTGGAAAATCCTCCTTCAAAGCCTTAAAGATTCTAATCAAATACCATTGACCTTTCGGCCTGGTCAGCCTCCCTGCGGTTATTAAAACAGGATTATTAAATATCGGCTCATATTCATTTAATAAGGCTTCCTTTTTCTCCTGTATTTCGTTGAAATAGACTGGATTATAGATTACTTTTATTTTCTCCCCTGGCAATCCATAAAACTTTTCAAGCTCTGCTTTTATAGATTTTGAAACTGTAATAATAAGGTTTGCCTTAGGATAGAGTAGTTTATTAAAAAAATTATAAGGGTGCCACCTTTGCCTTCCATACATTTGCGACGTATGGATAGAAATTATAGATTTATGCTTTGAGAGAAGGGAGGCAATTATATTAACATAATTTGCCCTTTCAAGCATGGAAAGAACAATATCTTGAGCCTTTAACTTTTTTGAAAGTCTTAAAGCATATATAGGTATAAAGAGTGTTTTGTAGATAGAGCTTGTTTTGGTAGTATGATTGGAGAGATGTTCAATTTTTTCTTCTGGAATTTCATACTTCACTTCCTTTTCCAGAAGGGAAATTTTTTTAAAGTTTAAGGCTTTAAACAGATTCACTGCAACCCGTTCTGCACCACCACCCGAAAGAGAATTGAGAAGAAGATATGTATTCATTTTAATGACCTTTCTTTATGAAACTTTTTACTTTTGGCAAAACATTGAACCATATATTAAAGTTTAAAAATTTCTCCACTAAACTCCATTCTCTTTTTCTTAGTTTCACTTCTTGTAAGGAAATGAAGTATAATCTATAGGTTTTTATAATCTTCTCTATGACATCAATCTCTTTACGGTTCATATTGTTAGGATGTAGACATATAGTCCAAAGTCCAAAAGGCATTTTTCTGAATTTCCATAATTGCTGAGGTATAAAATACATATTTTCTTCATAAAAAACATCAAAAGCAAAGCAATCAGAAACTATTCTTATATCTGTTTCCTCATATAAGACTTTTAAAGTATTTTTATCAAAGGTATGAGCTGGTGCAACCCAGACTGTAGGTTTTATACCGTTATCCAGAAAGATTTTATACCCCTCTTTTATTTTTTTAGCCTGAACTTCAATAGGTAATCCAGCAAATTCGGTTTTCTTCCACATAGGCACATAACTCCAGCCCATTCTTTCTACATAAATATGTTCAAAACCATGTAAAGCTATTGTCCAACCCTTGCCTGCCCATCTATTAACTATCTCCCAAAAACCGCTTTCACTTAAATCCTTCTGAAATATTAGGGTTTCATCTTTACATCTTGGTATAATCGCTACGATTGGTTTAATGTTATAATTATCAAAAAGCTCTTCCAATTTTAGCCAGCTTTGTAAATTCATAAACCGGCAGGCATCATCAAGCCTAAGCAAATATTTAGCCATTGTTCATTACCTCATATAAGATTAAAAACCTTGCTTGCTCACCACCATCATCAATTACCTTAACCGTTTTTAAGTTATTAAAGTATTCTTCTAAGTTGTGTATGTAGACCTTATCTTTTTCTTCAGGTGCTAATTTTGATATATACTCTGGTGTATAGTTGTCTATTAATATATATCTTACAGCCTTTTTTTCTATAATTTCTCTCAAGCTTGATATCCAATTACTTACTTCCAAACCATGCAAAAAATTTAACATAATTATTAAATCTATTTTGTAAATTGGTAATCGAATAACCTTCTCAAAACTACCTACTACAAATTTTGTATCTCTATGTAACAACCTTGCTATAATCAAAGCATTTTTATCAATATCCATTCCATACTTAACCTTAGCATGCACTTTTCCTATAATTTCTCCAAGACCACAACCTACATCAACTACAACTTCAGGCTTCAAGGAATTAGCAAGCTCTACAGCTTTTCTTTTATAAGTTCTGCAATAATAATTTCCTTTGATATGCCACCTATCAAATTTTAAAAATTTATTAAGAATAATTAAACCTCCCGTATACAAAACACACAGAATAATCCCTTTAAGTCCAAGAAGCTTATATTTTTTTCTCATTTTTTGTGTAATTTTCATTATCATATTATCTTTCTCCACTCTTCTACAATTCTTTCAATATCAAACTCTTTAGCTCTTTCAACAGCTCTTTGGGCATAGCCTCTTCTTAATTCCTCATCTTTCAAAAATCTCTTTATCACCTCAACCCACATAAGCTCTCTCTCCTCAAGAGGCTCGTTTGCTTCTTTATATTTTACCTCAAAAGGAGGCATAAGCACTCCATAGCTTGCAAACTCAGGCTCTTTGGTCTGCTGTTCAAAGTCTGTCTCTGGTGCAAGAATCTCCCTTGGACCAGACCTGCAATCAGAAGAAATTACAGGCACCCCGCACGCCATAGCCTCAACAAGGGCATTAGGAAAGCCCTCCCAAAGGCTTGGAAAGACAAAAAGCTCAGACCTTGCTATAAACTTGAATGGATTTTTCTGAAAGCCAAGCAAGTAAAGGTCAAAATCCTCTGAAAGCCTGCCTTCGTCCCATACAAAGGTTTTTAGCCCAAGGTTTTGAGAGAGTTTGACAAGATAACCTTTTAGCTCTCCTTCTCCAAGTATTACAAGCTTTAAGTTTGGAAAATCCTTCTTCAAAGCCTTAAAGATTCTAATCAAATACCATTGACCTTTTTGCTTGGTCAGCCTTCCTGCAGTTATTAAAACAGGATTATTAAATATCGGCTCATATTCATTTAATAAGGCTTCCTTTTTCTCCTGTATTTCGTTGAAATAGACTGGATTATAGATTACTTTTATTTTCTCCCCTGGCAATCCATAAAACTTTTCAAGCTCTGCTTTTATAGATTTTGAAACTGTAATAATAAGGTCTGCTTTAGGATAGAGTAGTTTATTAAAAAAATTATAAGGGTGCCAAGAAGGTCTTCCATACCTTTGCGACATACGGATAGAAATTATAGATTTATGCTTTGACAAAAAGGAGGCAACTATATTTACATAATTTGCCCTTTCAAGCATGGAAAGAACAATATCTTGAGCCTTTAACTTTTTTGAAAGTCTTAAAGCATATACAGGTATAAAAAGGGTTTTATGGATGGAGCTTGTTTTGGTAGTATGATTGGAGAGATATTCAATTTTTTCTTCTGGAATTTCATACTTCACTTCCTTTTCCAGAAGGAAAAATTTTTTAAAGTTTAAGGCTTTAAACAGATTCACTGTAACCCGTTCTGCACCACCACCCGAAAGAGAATTGAGAAGAAGATAAGAACTCATTTTTTAAACCAATTTTTAATTAAGGGAATACAGGTTTTATAAAGATACAGGTTTGCCTTAAGAAGAATTTTTCTTGGAACCATCTTAACAAATAAGTAATAAAGATAAGAAAATACTTTTAGTGTTTTATGGTTAACACTTTTTAATGACTCTTTGAAAAATTTGAGTTTATCAGTATCACAACCAAGTTTAGCAAAATACATTCCTCTTAAAATATATCTCACATATTGCTTTTGATTTATTTTCAATAAATCTTCTCCAAACTCAAGAATAGTGTAATAGTAATTTAATACCTGTCTCTCAGGATATCTCTCCATTTGGATAGTTACTCTTCCTGAAGAAACTGTATTGCATATCATTAAAGCTTTATCAATATAATATCCTTTTTTAATTTTCTTAAAAATTTTCCACCAGAGTAAAAGCTCAGCTCCCCATGTATCGTCTTTAAACCTCTCGTTATTCAAAAGATAAGTAGCCACAATTAAAAAGTAATCACCATCTAAGTATCCCCTTAAGAAATCTTCGTAAGTCCACTCCATATCTTTTCCATAAGACAAACCTTTAAATTTACCAGTTTTGGAATCAAGGCAATTAGCCATCACTATAGGATAATTTCTTTCCTCTGCATACATTATGAGTGTTTCTATAGCTTCTGGAAGAAGTTGGTCATCATCGTCAACAAAAGTAAAATATTCTCCTGTAACATGATCTAAGCCATTATTTTTATTTCCTGTAGGACCATGCATATATTTTTCATTCTTTACATATTTTATTTTATCCATAGGAAATTCTTTAACAATTTCGCATGCTTTGCCTTCTTTTGTATCATCTGTAACTATTATTTCAAGATTTTTATAAGTTTGTGCTAAAAGACTTTTCAGAGTGTCTTTTAGCGAAGATCTACCAATTGTTGGAACTATTATGGAAACTTTTTTCATGGTTTTTCAGTTATAAATTCAGAGGGTAATTGAGCTTGAAAGTATAAATTTGTACCAGTAATTACAGGCATAAGTAAAAAAGTAGTTATTAAAAAAGATATATTTCTGGTAATTTTTAGAATTTTAAAAAATATTTTTCTAAAATTTGATGTATTATAAAAATTTTTGTTTGAAAGTATTTTTTTCTTCACATTTCTTCTAAGATAAACTCCCTTCACGCCAAGTAAAGCATATTCTAATCTTGCTGAATTCTCAAACAGTCTTCTAAACAGATTAGATATTTGAAGTTCTATTATTAATTTGACCTCAAAACCGCAAAAATTAAGGCATCTTTTTAAAGTATATTCATCAAACCACAAAAAATGATGTGGGGGAAAATTGCCCATAGAGTAATTTAAAGATTTTTTCACAAAACTTAACAATCTTCTATTTGGCACGCTTCCTGCAATATAGCCACCGGGTTTTAAAAGCCTTTTTACATTTTCCAGAAACTCCCTTGGCTTGTCTTGATGTTCAAGCACCTCAAAAAAGGTTATTACATCAAATTTTAGCCCCTCTTTTTCGGCAAAATCCACAAATTCCTCTAAACTCATAGCATAGACATTTTTAAGTCCCCTTTTTTCTCTACAAACTTCAACACTTTTCCTATCAAAGTCTATCCCCCAGACTTCAAAGCCCATTTCTTGAGCTCTCTTCAAAAACCTTCCGTCTCCACAGCCTAAATCAAGAAGCCTCCCAGATTTTAAAGGAAAATATT
This window of the Caldimicrobium thiodismutans genome carries:
- a CDS encoding nucleotide sugar dehydrogenase, with the protein product MINFDDLKAGKEKICVVGLGYVGLPLAFYLSKSFKVVGFDINTKRIEELKSGIDSTGEITKEVLSKCKLELSSDASVLKECRVIIIAVPTPVDKLKNPDLSFLKSASKLVGENLTPGSVVVYESTVYPGTTEEVCIPILEQASGLKWKKDFFVGYSPERVNPGDKEHTIDKIVKVVAGDTEKTAELLERIYGSITKVFRARDIKTAEAAKVIENIQRDLNIALMNEFALIFHKLGLDTKEVLETASTKWNFLRFEPGLVGGHCIPVDPYYLAYKSLELGYVPELILAGRSINEYMTIYISHQVVKQLIKAGKQVKDAKVLVLGITFKENVPDVRNSKVVDMIKELTDYGISVFAYDPLARKEEVKAEYGIELIEDYKVFAPYDAIILAVRHKIFLDFFNLETLLSLSSNPPILFDIKGVFDKEEALSKGFIYWRL
- a CDS encoding glycosyltransferase, whose protein sequence is MNTYLLLNSLSGGGAERVAVNLFKALNFKKISLLEKEVKYEIPEEKIEHLSNHTTKTSSIYKTLFIPIYALRLSKKLKAQDIVLSMLERANYVNIIASLLSKHKSIISIHTSQMYGRQRWHPYNFFNKLLYPKANLIITVSKSIKAELEKFYGLPGEKIKVIYNPVYFNEIQEKKEALLNEYEPIFNNPVLITAGRLTRPKGQWYLIRIFKALKEDFPNLKLVILGEGELKGYLVKLSQNLGLKTFVWDEGRLSEDFDLYLLGFQKNPFKFIARSELFVFPSLWEGFGNVIVEAMACGVPVISSDCRSGPREILAPETDFEKQTKEPEFASYGVLMPPFEVKYKEAKEPFEERDLMWVEVIKRFLKDEELRRGYAQRAVERAKEFDIKKILEDWMEVLND
- a CDS encoding DUF2334 domain-containing protein encodes the protein MAKYLLRLDDACRFMNLQSWLKLEELFDNYNIKPIVAIIPRCKDETLIFQKDLSESGFWEIVNRWAGKGWTIALHGFEHIYVERMGWSYVPMWKKTEFAGLPIEVQAKKIKEGYKIFLDNGIKPTVWVAPAHTFDKNTLKVLYEETDIRIVSDCFAFDVFYEENMYFIPQQLWKFRKMPFGLWTICLHPNNMNRKEIDVIEKIIKTYRLYFISLQEVKLRKREWSLVEKFLNFNIWFNVLPKVKSFIKKGH
- a CDS encoding class I SAM-dependent methyltransferase; translation: MIMKITQKMRKKYKLLGLKGIILCVLYTGGLIILNKFLKFDRWHIKGNYYCRTYKRKAVELANSLKPEVVVDVGCGLGEIIGKVHAKVKYGMDIDKNALIIARLLHRDTKFVVGSFEKVIRLPIYKIDLIIMLNFLHGLEVSNWISSLREIIEKKAVRYILIDNYTPEYISKLAPEEKDKVYIHNLEEYFNNLKTVKVIDDGGEQARFLILYEVMNNG
- a CDS encoding glycosyltransferase produces the protein MSSYLLLNSLSGGGAERVTVNLFKALNFKKFFLLEKEVKYEIPEEKIEYLSNHTTKTSSIHKTLFIPVYALRLSKKLKAQDIVLSMLERANYVNIVASFLSKHKSIISIRMSQRYGRPSWHPYNFFNKLLYPKADLIITVSKSIKAELEKFYGLPGEKIKVIYNPVYFNEIQEKKEALLNEYEPIFNNPVLITAGRLTKQKGQWYLIRIFKALKKDFPNLKLVILGEGELKGYLVKLSQNLGLKTFVWDEGRLSEDFDLYLLGFQKNPFKFIARSELFVFPSLWEGFPNALVEAMACGVPVISSDCRSGPREILAPETDFEQQTKEPEFASYGVLMPPFEVKYKEANEPLEERELMWVEVIKRFLKDEELRRGYAQRAVERAKEFDIERIVEEWRKII
- a CDS encoding glycosyltransferase family 2 protein, translating into MKKVSIIVPTIGRSSLKDTLKSLLAQTYKNLEIIVTDDTKEGKACEIVKEFPMDKIKYVKNEKYMHGPTGNKNNGLDHVTGEYFTFVDDDDQLLPEAIETLIMYAEERNYPIVMANCLDSKTGKFKGLSYGKDMEWTYEDFLRGYLDGDYFLIVATYLLNNERFKDDTWGAELLLWWKIFKKIKKGYYIDKALMICNTVSSGRVTIQMERYPERQVLNYYYTILEFGEDLLKINQKQYVRYILRGMYFAKLGCDTDKLKFFKESLKSVNHKTLKVFSYLYYLFVKMVPRKILLKANLYLYKTCIPLIKNWFKK
- a CDS encoding class I SAM-dependent methyltransferase — translated: MGLFFHRGGVIIITMMPEIIVCPVCSTKVGSQSYLQRYISDWNKKEYKLYHCEGCELEWWEPLKIEKEFYEEEGSESYTVFHLGIAETLGENHKAFFKYFPLKSGRLLDLGCGDGRFLKRAQEMGFEVWGIDFDRKSVEVCREKRGLKNVYAMSLEEFVDFAEKEGLKFDVITFFEVLEHQDKPREFLENVKRLLKPGGYIAGSVPNRRLLSFVKKSLNYSMGNFPPHHFLWFDEYTLKRCLNFCGFEVKLIIELQISNLFRRLFENSARLEYALLGVKGVYLRRNVKKKILSNKNFYNTSNFRKIFFKILKITRNISFLITTFLLMPVITGTNLYFQAQLPSEFITEKP